One window of Bacillus sp. THAF10 genomic DNA carries:
- the cls gene encoding cardiolipin synthase, with the protein MKNTIHVLVFVLAIGAVLFATSGLWEGWLLGTISILFTISVVFIGFLISLENRHPTRTLTWLVVLGAFPVLGFFFYLLFGRNIRKRRLFARKALIDKEVLVEVEGNKEYSSEERRLLDEGKRGIFQLSQNIGRSPISFQTETVVLTNGNQTFTRILEEISKATHHIHLEYYIVRDDEIGEQMKDLLMEKVKEGVQVRFLYDAVGSFQLGGKYIKELRAAGVEIVPFSPVRLPVFNNKINFRNHRKIIVVDGEVGFVGGLNIGDEYLGRDKYFGFWRDTHLFVRGEAVRTLQLIFLQDWYYATDESLLTPSYLTPTIDEEINYGGVQMIAGGPDQEWEVIKSLYFSMITSAKKSIWIASPYFVPDDDIFTALKVAALSGIDVRLLVPKRPDKRIVYYASRSYFPEMMDAGVRIFHYEKGFLHSKVVIVDEEIASIGTANMDMRSFHLNFEVNAFLYNTQSVNTLVEDYENDLKESKQIVKAVFANRPFYQKVFESLARLASPLL; encoded by the coding sequence GTGAAAAATACCATCCATGTATTGGTGTTTGTATTAGCAATCGGAGCAGTCCTCTTTGCTACAAGTGGACTTTGGGAAGGCTGGCTGTTAGGGACAATCTCCATTTTATTTACCATATCAGTTGTATTCATTGGCTTTTTAATATCTTTAGAAAACCGTCATCCAACAAGAACCTTAACTTGGCTCGTCGTTTTAGGTGCTTTTCCGGTACTTGGCTTCTTTTTTTACTTGCTTTTTGGAAGAAATATTCGCAAAAGACGCTTATTCGCAAGAAAGGCTCTCATTGATAAAGAAGTTCTTGTCGAAGTGGAAGGTAATAAGGAATATTCCTCAGAAGAGCGTCGTCTTCTAGATGAAGGAAAGCGCGGCATCTTCCAGCTTTCCCAAAACATCGGAAGAAGCCCTATTTCCTTTCAAACAGAAACAGTAGTGCTAACTAATGGCAATCAAACCTTTACAAGAATTCTAGAGGAAATATCGAAAGCAACCCATCATATTCACTTAGAATATTATATTGTCCGTGATGATGAAATTGGGGAACAAATGAAAGACCTATTAATGGAGAAAGTAAAAGAGGGAGTGCAAGTACGGTTTTTGTATGATGCAGTTGGAAGCTTTCAGCTGGGAGGGAAATACATAAAAGAATTACGAGCAGCAGGGGTGGAAATTGTCCCGTTTTCTCCTGTTCGTTTACCTGTCTTTAACAATAAAATAAATTTTCGAAATCACCGTAAAATTATAGTCGTTGATGGAGAAGTGGGTTTTGTTGGGGGATTAAATATTGGAGATGAATATCTTGGGAGAGATAAGTATTTCGGTTTTTGGAGAGATACACACCTTTTTGTGAGAGGAGAAGCAGTTAGAACGTTGCAGCTAATTTTTCTTCAAGATTGGTATTACGCAACAGACGAATCGCTTTTAACTCCTAGTTATCTGACACCCACCATTGATGAAGAGATAAATTATGGTGGTGTACAAATGATTGCTGGTGGCCCTGATCAAGAATGGGAAGTAATTAAAAGCTTGTACTTTTCCATGATTACCTCTGCCAAAAAATCTATTTGGATTGCTTCCCCGTATTTTGTTCCAGATGATGATATTTTCACAGCATTAAAAGTGGCCGCTTTAAGTGGAATAGATGTGCGTCTTTTAGTACCTAAACGCCCGGATAAACGAATTGTTTATTATGCATCCCGTTCTTATTTTCCAGAAATGATGGATGCAGGCGTTAGAATATTTCACTATGAAAAGGGATTTTTACATAGTAAGGTTGTTATTGTGGATGAAGAAATTGCTTCCATTGGTACTGCCAATATGGACATGCGAAGCTTCCACTTAAACTTTGAAGTGAATGCGTTTCTTTATAACACTCAAAGTGTCAACACATTAGTAGAAGACTATGAAAATGATCTCAAGGAATCCAAGCAAATTGTAAAGGCCGTTTTTGCAAACAGACCATTTTATCAGAAAGTGTTCGAATCGCTTGCAAGGTTAGCGTCGCCACTTCTTTGA
- a CDS encoding competence protein CoiA has translation MERIDGMFVARKQDGSFFSLLHVSLRDDIHKLTKGESFYCPACENKLLLKQGNVRRAHFAHQNKECKASTEPESFYHLEGKAKLYEKLQGFPHIEMEYVVPSTNQRADVFVQSQERSYAFEFQCSNLSSSEFMKRTKLYQNASIIPIWIIGKEKLGPTYSAIKLNPFHWQFLQQPNKKSPPFILSFCPKEKQFYYLIPEFCLNSSNTYVHWIKSSTWLEYLPQKPHPTSFKWMAHYLHYKKKWRYQYSFSKQYSLLQRYCYQKLHLPLSLIPAAIGLPVPSFYLMHTPLLEWQAWVYFDNIFTLPAKSTIHLPSVFERIRYRIRNKQIMPRVLPLLHHLSYENAIIEYLDCLVNIGHLEKMDSLTYQKLKAENPMHSLEQAVQEDQILLEKVMKKK, from the coding sequence ATGGAAAGGATTGATGGAATGTTTGTTGCAAGAAAACAGGATGGATCTTTTTTCTCTTTATTGCATGTTTCGTTGCGTGATGATATCCATAAGCTCACCAAAGGAGAAAGCTTCTATTGCCCGGCTTGTGAAAATAAGCTCCTACTTAAGCAAGGAAATGTTAGAAGAGCTCATTTTGCTCACCAGAACAAGGAGTGCAAGGCATCAACAGAGCCAGAATCGTTCTATCATTTAGAGGGAAAGGCAAAGTTATACGAAAAGCTTCAAGGATTTCCTCATATCGAGATGGAATATGTTGTACCTTCAACCAATCAGCGGGCAGATGTATTTGTTCAAAGTCAGGAAAGGTCTTATGCCTTCGAGTTTCAATGTTCGAATCTTTCCTCTAGCGAATTTATGAAGAGAACAAAGCTATATCAAAATGCATCCATTATCCCAATTTGGATTATCGGGAAAGAAAAGCTAGGTCCTACCTACTCAGCCATAAAACTTAATCCCTTTCATTGGCAATTTCTCCAGCAACCCAATAAGAAAAGCCCTCCATTTATTCTCAGCTTTTGCCCTAAAGAAAAACAATTTTATTACCTTATCCCAGAATTCTGCCTAAACAGTTCAAATACGTATGTTCATTGGATAAAATCTTCCACTTGGCTCGAATATCTTCCCCAAAAGCCACATCCAACCTCTTTCAAGTGGATGGCCCATTATCTCCATTATAAGAAAAAATGGCGCTATCAATATTCCTTTTCTAAACAATACTCCCTACTGCAGCGTTACTGTTATCAAAAACTGCATCTTCCCCTTTCCTTAATTCCAGCAGCAATCGGTTTACCTGTACCTTCTTTTTATTTGATGCATACCCCTCTTCTAGAGTGGCAGGCTTGGGTTTATTTTGATAATATTTTTACCCTTCCCGCAAAATCGACGATCCACTTACCATCTGTTTTCGAACGAATCCGATACAGAATAAGGAACAAGCAAATAATGCCTCGTGTACTTCCTCTCCTCCATCACCTTTCCTATGAAAACGCGATAATAGAGTATTTAGACTGCCTTGTGAACATTGGACACCTAGAAAAGATGGATTCTCTCACCTACCAAAAATTAAAAGCAGAAAATCCGATGCACTCATTAGAACAAGCTGTCCAGGAAGATCAAATTCTGTTGGAAAAAGTCATGAAAAAGAAATAG
- the pepF gene encoding oligoendopeptidase F — translation MAEQTAVKKLQERKDITVEDTWRLEDIFESDKEWETEFQEVKGLIAKIKDYEGKLSESADTLYEALQYQDSISSRLGKLYTYAHMRYDQDTTNSFYQGLNDRAANLYTQVASALSFVVPEILTMKEEEISSFLQEKEELKLYEHSLDEINRQRPHVLSAKEEALLAEASEVLSSSSNTFGMLNNADLTFPSVKDENGEEVEITHGRYIRFLESEVQEVRKNAFKAVYETYGNYRNTFSSTLSGAVKKDNFQAKVRNYDSARQAALSNNNIPETVYDNLVNTINKNLHLLHRYVKLRKKVLELDELHMYDLYTPLIKEANMTVSYDEAKEYLVKGLAPLGQEYLDIVQEGFDNRWVDIHENKGKRSGAYSSGTYGTNPYILMNWQDNVNNLFTLAHEFGHSVHSYHTRKTQPYPYGNYSIFVAEVASTCNEALLNDYLLKTIDDDKKRLYLLNHFLEGFRGTVFRQTMFAEFEHKIHELAQNGEALTADLLTETYYELNKKYFGDDITIDEEIGLEWARIPHFYYNYYVYQYATGYSAATALSKQILEEGEPAVERYLEFLKAGSSDYPIEVLKKAGVDMTQTTPIEEACKVFEEKLKEMEALLS, via the coding sequence ATGGCAGAACAAACTGCAGTAAAAAAACTTCAGGAACGTAAAGATATCACAGTAGAAGACACTTGGAGATTAGAGGATATTTTTGAAAGTGATAAAGAATGGGAGACGGAATTTCAAGAAGTGAAGGGCTTGATTGCAAAAATCAAAGATTATGAAGGAAAACTTTCAGAATCTGCCGATACATTGTATGAAGCCTTGCAATACCAAGATTCTATCTCAAGCAGATTAGGAAAGCTTTATACATATGCACATATGCGTTATGACCAGGATACAACTAATTCCTTCTATCAAGGGCTAAATGATCGAGCTGCTAATCTTTATACACAGGTGGCAAGTGCATTATCCTTTGTTGTTCCAGAAATTTTGACCATGAAGGAAGAGGAGATCTCCTCGTTCTTACAAGAAAAAGAAGAGCTAAAATTGTATGAGCATTCCTTAGATGAAATAAACCGCCAACGTCCGCATGTATTATCTGCAAAAGAGGAAGCACTTTTAGCAGAAGCTTCGGAAGTGTTGTCTTCTTCCTCTAACACATTTGGCATGCTAAACAATGCGGATTTGACGTTCCCTTCTGTAAAAGATGAAAATGGGGAAGAAGTCGAAATCACGCATGGTCGTTATATTCGCTTTTTAGAAAGTGAAGTTCAGGAAGTGCGTAAGAATGCATTTAAAGCAGTTTATGAGACATATGGAAATTACCGCAACACATTTTCCAGTACATTAAGTGGAGCTGTGAAGAAAGATAATTTCCAAGCAAAGGTTCGCAATTATGACTCTGCTCGCCAGGCAGCACTTAGCAACAACAATATACCTGAAACGGTGTATGATAATCTTGTAAATACCATCAATAAAAACCTTCACCTCTTGCATCGTTATGTAAAGCTTCGTAAAAAGGTGTTAGAGCTTGATGAGTTGCATATGTATGACCTTTACACACCGTTAATCAAAGAAGCAAATATGACTGTGAGCTACGATGAGGCGAAAGAATATTTAGTCAAAGGTCTAGCGCCACTTGGTCAAGAGTACTTGGATATTGTCCAAGAAGGCTTTGATAACAGGTGGGTAGACATCCATGAAAACAAAGGGAAACGTTCTGGAGCGTATTCCTCAGGGACTTATGGAACCAATCCATACATTCTAATGAATTGGCAGGACAATGTAAATAACCTGTTTACGCTTGCACATGAATTCGGTCATTCCGTTCATAGCTACCATACAAGGAAAACTCAGCCATATCCTTATGGGAATTATTCCATCTTCGTAGCTGAGGTTGCCTCAACTTGTAATGAAGCGTTGTTAAATGATTATCTATTAAAAACTATCGACGATGATAAGAAACGTCTATATTTACTAAATCACTTCTTAGAGGGCTTCCGTGGTACTGTTTTCCGTCAAACCATGTTTGCTGAATTTGAGCATAAGATTCATGAACTTGCGCAAAACGGAGAAGCGCTTACAGCTGACTTATTGACAGAAACCTACTATGAACTAAACAAAAAGTATTTTGGTGATGATATTACGATCGATGAAGAAATTGGCTTAGAGTGGGCTAGAATTCCTCACTTCTATTACAATTATTATGTGTACCAATATGCTACTGGGTACAGTGCAGCAACTGCGCTAAGTAAGCAAATTTTAGAAGAAGGCGAGCCAGCTGTTGAACGATACCTAGAGTTCTTAAAAGCTGGAAGCTCTGATTATCCGATTGAAGTACTGAAAAAAGCTGGCGTGGATATGACACAAACCACTCCAATTGAAGAAGCATGTAAAGTTTTTGAAGAGAAGCTTAAAGAGATGGAAGCGTTGCTCTCTTAA
- a CDS encoding ClpXP adapter SpxH family protein: protein MFYLKNIQHTTNKPIEIYFFIDPLCPECWALEPMLKKLYVQFGQYFTIKHIVTGRLTSLNLAKKHYAASMAQVWERTATRSGMSCDGSLWLENPIESPYVASVAIKAAELQGRRAGIKFLRKVQEVLFLKKQDISELSVLNYCAQSVGLDMDEFEKDMQGDCASKALNCDFKITNEMEVSEIPTLVFFNENIEEEGIKVSGYHSYEVYVHILQDMLGEQPFPKMLPPLEEFLKQFSFVATKEISVVYNLPIAEVEHELKKLQLAQKVEKVPVKYGTFWKYIEK from the coding sequence TTGTTTTATTTAAAAAACATACAGCACACGACAAATAAACCAATTGAAATATACTTTTTTATTGATCCACTATGTCCAGAGTGCTGGGCATTGGAGCCAATGTTGAAAAAGTTATATGTTCAGTTTGGCCAGTATTTTACGATTAAGCATATTGTAACTGGTAGACTAACCTCCTTAAACCTAGCTAAAAAGCATTATGCAGCATCCATGGCCCAGGTTTGGGAGAGAACTGCCACTCGTTCTGGAATGTCCTGTGATGGGTCCTTGTGGCTTGAAAACCCAATCGAATCGCCCTATGTGGCCTCTGTGGCTATAAAGGCTGCCGAGCTCCAAGGACGCAGAGCAGGAATTAAGTTTTTGCGAAAAGTACAAGAGGTTCTTTTTTTAAAGAAACAAGACATCTCTGAGCTTTCCGTGTTGAATTATTGCGCACAATCTGTTGGACTTGATATGGATGAGTTTGAAAAAGACATGCAAGGTGATTGTGCATCTAAAGCATTGAATTGTGATTTCAAGATTACAAATGAAATGGAAGTATCCGAAATTCCTACCCTCGTTTTCTTCAATGAAAATATTGAAGAGGAAGGAATTAAAGTGTCGGGCTATCATTCCTATGAAGTCTATGTCCATATTCTGCAAGACATGCTCGGAGAACAGCCGTTTCCGAAGATGCTTCCACCTCTAGAGGAGTTTTTAAAGCAATTTTCTTTTGTAGCAACAAAAGAGATATCTGTTGTGTATAATCTACCTATAGCAGAAGTGGAGCACGAGCTTAAGAAACTGCAACTAGCGCAAAAAGTTGAAAAGGTCCCCGTTAAATACGGAACATTTTGGAAATATATAGAAAAGTAA